The stretch of DNA GAAGGGCTAGAACGCAAAAAATGAGAGTTTTTCAGTCAGAACTATTTATTAACCTAAAGGTTTGAACAAAAGAAACAAATAAGAAAACTGATGTTATTTAAAAGATATAGCAGTTCTAATCATCATTTTTAAACAGTAACTACAGTAGAACTGTTCAGAATCATTTACATGCCATGAATGAGGAAGACCTCTTTGGCCAGGAAAACATTAGATATGGATGGTTCAATGGTAAATTAACGGTCTGAGGAAGCCACAAATAGCCTTAGCCTTAAGCAACTGCCATCTCCGTACAGGTAAACACAAGACAGTCTAGTAAACATGATAGACAGCTTGAAGACTTCGGCTGAAATGGACTAGCACTTCAAAAGGCAGGATTTTTTGTTTTCAACCAGTAAAGCCAAAGCATCTTGATTCTTGACTTGGCCTATCTATGAAAgcaagaaaataattttttttgtcaatAAACAGTCCCGGAAAGAAAATAATACCTTTAGATCGTCCTCAATTTTGGCAATTTGCACTTGAATTCCATCCACGATGTCCCTAAGCGGTGACACCGTCGGGTACTTTGCCTCATCCCAGACGAATCTACAAAAAGTCCAAAATTTCACCCACGACCTTTAATCACATGTTTAAAAATtcagtaaaaataaaaatccagaTATGACACATTGCCTGGTGAGATAAGAGTCAACAGGAACGCCATCCACGGTAAGTGAGCTACTGACAACTGCAGATACCCTCTCCAACTCCTCGATCTGACGCCGAATTTTATGCGATACCCCTTCAATAAAGTTGTTAGACTGCAACCAAAATTGAACAGGAAATCAAAACCtaattcaaaaattaaaaataatattcataTTGAACAAAAATAAACTCTCACCAAAATTATATCATAACTTGTTTCTAAAACTCACCTTCAGCAAGTCGTCGCTGAGTGCCAGGAGCGAATCAAGGGTCCCAATTCTCAGATTCGGAATGCTGAACTGTCCCGCCAGCCGCACCGGgaaagaaaataaagaaaaaagctTCACTATGAGAATCAATTATCACATAGCATAAACGCGCTCGCTAAAAGCTAATCCGCCAACTAACACACAACATATACGTGATTTAGCATATGAAATCGAAATTACCCTGTACAGAGCGGTGTCAAAGGCTTGTTTAGAGATGGATTCTTGGAGGCGACTCCACAGAGAAGAAGCTGATGAGCTCTGCCCAACAGGGAGAGAAACCGCCCAGTATCGAGTTGCCATTAACGCAAATGCCCGATTGATCGATGGACAGATATAATGGAAAATGGAAACTatgattataaaaaaaattaaaaaaaaaacgaagcTTCGGATTTTTAGATGCGTAGCAGAAGttggtttgtttgtttgtttgttttttttttttcctttttgtgttttttttattcACTTTTTCCGGAATTCACTTTTCAATTTTATTCGATAAAATGATAAtatcaaaaatttgtgtgagacagttttatcagtcgtattttgtaagacggatatcttatttgggtcatccatgaagaattgttacttttatgctaagagtattattttttattgtgaatatcggtaggattaactcgtctcacagataaatatacATAATGTCGTCTTACAAGAGACATAATCAATGATAATATAATAAGATAAAAATTCcagaatataataaaatataagaatttGGGCAGTGATATTTTCTCAAAATACAACTTGATGATCTACACAAAAATCAATAGTTTTATAACCTATAAATGATTAAATTCTCTCTGATTTTGGAAATAAGAAATGCATACAAGATGAATATAAATGCGTATTCAAAAAGTCCgggattgaattttttgattgaCCTTTGAGCCtctttttaatataataaatctGTAACGACATGTTATTTCATCATTGTGGTGTCTCTTGGTTCAAAAATATGATGAATAACATCAAAAGACACTCTCTAAAATCGATTGATTCATGAAAACTCATACCTTACTATCAGGTGTCACTCATCAGGTGCCTCATCATCTATCGGAATCGAATCTTATATTTTAACGAGTATGacaaaaaattatgaaaaattaaacATGAACGTAAACTAAccaataaaattcataaatatacACCGCGCAGAGAGTAACCTTGTAAAGTGACGGGGGATTGAAAGCTCGACACCGACGTCACATTATaaccttatattatatattccaGAAGTTATAAGTATATATTTATACCCTGGCAAGGTCACTTTGACCGGTGGATAAAATTATATTGGAGCCCACAAATGATTAATAATTTGCCGTCAccttttatattatatatatatatatatatatatatatatatatatatatatatatatataataatattattttggtTTCGTCTCCTCCCCCACCCGCCACAGCCATGAAAGAATCATTACAGGAAGAGCCCATACACATGGACACTGTGGCTCTCCTACGTTCTCTACTCGATTCCATCTCCCACGTTCAGATCTTCAAGGGCAAATGGTCTCTGATTAAAGTCAAACTTGCCACTCTTGAAACCCGTCTATCAGAGATATCTGTTTCCTCCGCCGCCGAGAACCCGCTTTCGTTTGACCTCCTCCAATCCCTGTCCGCCACCTGCTCCGCCGCGGCTTTTCTCTGTGCGCTTTGCCACGGACCCACACTGCATGGGGGGAAGCTGAAGACCCAGAATGATATCGACTCCTTGTCGGCGAAACTCAATGCACATATCAATGACCTCGGAGTGCTTGTCAGGAGTGGTATTTTTTTTGCTTCCGAGCATAGGAAAAGTGTCTCAAGTTCAATGTCTGTTGTCGAGTCAAGTCGACGGGAGTCTGTTCGTGCCGAGGCAAGGAACTTGACGACCCGACTCCAGATCGGGTCAACCGAGTCAAAGAACTCGACACTTGATTTGCTTCTCGGGCTATTGCAGGAAGACGATAAAAATCTATTGATTGCGGTGGCGCAAGGCATAGTTCCTGTGCTGGTAAGGTTACTGGATTCCAGCAATTCTTCTGAAATAAAGGAAAGAGCTGTGACTGCTATCGCTAAAATCTCGACCGTGGACTCGAGCAAGCATGTTTTGTTGGCCGAGGGTTTGGCCCTGTTGAATAATTTGCTGCGGGTTCTCGAATCCGGAAGCATTTTCGCGAAAGAGAAGTCATGCATTGCCCTTATAGCTTTGAGTAATTTGAAGGAGAATGCGAGGGCTATTGGGTCCAGAGGAGGGATTTCGTCTCTGTTGGAAATTTGTCGAGAAGGGACGCCAATTTCGCAGGCTGTGGCAGCCGGGGTTTTGCGTAATTTAGCTGTTTTTACGGAAATTAAAGAGAACTTTGTCGAGGAAAATGCTGTCTTGACCTTGTTAGCGTTGTGTAACTCCGGTACTGCTTTAGCCCTGGAAAATTCAATTGGATGTTTGTGTAATTTGGTCTCCGGAGATGATGATCTGAAGCTGTTTGTTGCAAGGGAAGTTGGGATCGAGAACCTGAAAATTTTATTGGATTCTGCTCCCACAGCCCAGAATCTTGAAGTGGTTGTTGAGTTTGTAAGGACACTGTCATCATGTTCTAATATTGCCGAATTCCTTGCTGCAAATGGTTTTCTGAACCTCGTAGTTGGAGCGCTGAGTTTTGGCGAGATGGGGGTGAGAATTGCAGCTGCAAAAGCTGTGTACGCTTTGGCTTACTCTAGTAAAACAAAAAAGGAATTGGGAGAAATAGGATGCATTGTACCCCTGGTGAAAATGTTGGATGGTAAGGCGGTTGAGGAGAAAGAGGCTGCGGCAAAAGCACTATCGACATTGATGAATTATGCCGGAAATAGGAAGATTTTAAGGAAGGAGGAAAAAGGGATTGTCTCGGTGGTTATACTCTTGGATCCTTCAGTTCAAAATTTGGATAAAAAGTTTCTTCTTTCTACATTAGCATCGCTTGTGCATTCAAAGAAATGCCGGAAACAAATGGTGGCGGCCCGTGCTGGCGATTATTTGCAGAAACTTGTTGATTTGAATGTTGATGGTGCTAAGAGTCTGGTCGACAGTCTTGGCCGTGGCAAGCTATGGAGAGTCTTTGCAAAGCATTGAATTTAACGATGATCGGAGAAAGTAGCATATTGAAGGATCCATAGACCAATAAGACCATCAGTGGATCAATACTGTTAACTGTATGTACAATTGTTTGCTAATTGTTTATctttttaattttgattctgTCAGTTTCTGTATTGTTCATAAAATTTGTTAGAATTTGCAGTAGAAAAATAAGTGTTTATAGACTAATTAGTGATGAAATATTGTTTGATGTTAAATTTCTTGGTTTGGTGAGCTAACTCGAGGGTACAGACTTGTGTTTTTCTACCAAAATGCAATTGTTTTTAGTGAATCGCATCAGTTTTAGCTCATGCTTTGCTGTATTCCTTACCTAACTGATACATGAAAAAGGACTTTCTATGCCAAAAAGTATCACCGATCGTGTTAGACTCGGTGGTCTCACAATATACGACCCATATGATATGATGATGTTGATTGACAATCTTGTTTGCGATATATCCGATGCAtcattttttgatattttttgttTGATCATTCATTCGGAAACAAATCTGGAACTCTATGTTCGAGTCCTCTTCTGCTCTGGAAATTTATTCATTTTATATGTCCCATTTGGTGCATTGGTTGACCGTGGAATTCTTTATTATATTCGTGCACTTAGTCTATTATGTTATAAATCTATTATATTCATATATTTCTGCTCTGGAACTTTAGAGGTTATTTAATTTTTTCCCACTCGATGATTCACTTAaccaatataaatataatataatatttttgttttatttaacAAAAGTTAAGTTTCGTTtagtcttttatttatttaagaataGGTCTCTTGTATAATGGTCTCATAAATcttatctgtgaaacgggttAACCCTTACCGATattgacaataaaaaataatactcctaatataaaaattaatgttttttcatggatgactcaaatatgagatccgtctcacaaaatacgatatgtGAAATAATCTCACACGAGTTTTTGTCTTTATTTAATACGTAGAACCCAACATTGAATTTCATTAAATAAGAATTattaaatttgtattttatagGGAATTAATTGCGAGAGTTTCTCCctattttatattttgaatataGTGCTAATACATTCATACGAAAGCTTTGGTTTAATGATCGAGTTTTCTATCATCTTCAACTTGATTAAATGCAGgattattttctttttaattgccCTAATTTTTATACGGTATCTTCTGAAATATGTTGGGGTTTGCCATATATAATAGACAATGATGTAAGAATCTCACCCATCCGCAGATAATtccattaattattttttataagttGTTTCCCTTATTTCTTTTTTCCAGAATAATTATTAACGTGTACAAATTATTACAGCATGATGAAAGCCAGATGAGGAGCATGTATTTACATGTGAGACAGAAGTGCATCTACAGAACTGTACAAACGAACCAATTTGAGATGATCCAACAATGTGTCTCACCGATCAATGTCGAAATACTTTGGATTTGACGGATAATGATATTCCACTTGTAACTGCATCATCAAAGCAAATTAAGATAAATTCATGACACAATTCAACAAAATAAGCTCGCTGCCAACTAGTCTATCAAGAACAAAGAATGGATGCCAAAGCAAGAATTTATAACTAAATCCCGTCAACTAAGGAAACATTAACTCTCGAAGCGGATCCAACGAGGGGTACTACAGGCAGTTTATTACAAATAAAAGAATTTCAAGTTTCATGAACAAATTTTCTAAAAACGCACTCGCATCCAATAAAAATATGTTCGGTGAGCCATTAACTAAATTCATAACTCCGTCCTTGAGTACATTTACACAAACGAATTTCATGCTTCTATGTTAAGAATTTTATCCAGTAAACACTAATAGGCATTACCTTGCCCTCATCAGAGTCTGAATGGCGTTGTGGGAACACCACTTTCATATCATTATACAAGTAGAAACGCCGGTCTCCTTCAATGTCAGTACTGTTCCTAGCAGGATAAGAGGATGGTCCAGATATGCATTTTTGTGCATCCCTTGAGTATTTCTTTCGGCGGGGGCACAAAAAACGAAGATGTAGTATATGTCGGAGAACGCCAGAACCTGCACTGATTTTATTAGCCTTTGAAGGGTTACACAGAAATCCGCTCTTATCAAGATTAAGAATAGAATATCATCCATGCCATTAGTATTTATTCAATTGTCAATACCAAGTATCCTAAGCATTTTAACTCCAAAGGCCTCAGCAATCTAGTAAAGAATCAACACCTGATTTTGATATCGAAGAAAGTGTGCCTTCATTTCTCAGACCAGAGTCTTTCTGTTGGCATCTATCCACAGCTAAAGTAGACTTTTGGCGAAGAAACGTCTATAAATTTGAAAGAATGAGAATAATTGACTTATGATTGACACACGATTGTTGAAGAATTCAACAAGTTAGAAAAGAAAGTGATTTCTATGTTGTTTTAGATCATAACATTCAGACCCACCTTTGTGCCAGCTGGCATATCACTCAAATCATAGTTACAGAGGAATGTATGGATTGGAGTTCTTTCTGGATTGCTGAGGACCTGTGTTCGAGAAATCAAATTTCTAGATTTGAAAAATCACCTCAACAGATTTCCATATCATTTATACTGGGTGTTTAACAaacttttcaaaatattttagcatCAGTGACATGATAATAAGTTACAAAATAATTAGGACAAGTCTCTAAGTCACAGCAAAGTCATATGCATAGACATTCTCCTTCAGGAGGGAATGGATATGATATTTGATCTTAAAGTCACCAACCTGTAAATCACTTGGAAAACACAAAAAACAAAGACATTTTTTTGTACTTACTTAGGCCAAGAGTCCAACAATCACAGTCCCTTTGGCTTCCCATAGGCACCGAGAAAGCTCGAGTGAATGCAAGTAATTACACATGATTTACATCCTTTCAGGAAGGTTGTACAGTAACATTTGTTGAAAACGTGCATAAATTTTCACCCACTTTAATGCAATGAGGGGAAATACATTTCTACGACTAGGGAGTCGGCCGATTGAATTCTGAGAAAAACTGACACTTAATGTTTGGAGAAACTCCATTCACAGCTGATAAAGGGCAGGGGATTGGGAATTCCATTTATGTTGTTCAGACTCTTCAAAAATTATTGGGAATGATGGCACGTTACATCCAGAGCTTATAAAATAAACTATTACCAGTCTGCATTAAAAAATTAACCAGACACCTTTTGGACCCTACGCCCATCATTCACCAGTTTCAAGTGGGTTCTGTTTACAAAAACTCCAACAAAGGACTTTCTATTGCCGCAAGATTGCACCAGGTATACAAACATTTTACCAAGGAAAACATCACTAAAACAAGATAAACTCCTCTCGTGGAATAAATATAGGGAAATGTAATCTCCTTattctaaaaaaataattataagctAACGAAATTATAAAGGGCTGGAGCATCATGAACAGTTCTTTTGTAGTTTACAAAAGGGTCATGCATGCCTTATTCTCATGATAGCCTTCACTATTCACAAAGTTTCACTTTAATAGTTCCAACAATCATTCCAGTGCACTAGAAACATTGTTAAGATGGCATCAAAGTAACACTAACAAACATAATCAATTATGTTAAAGAGATGATACCAACTGT from Primulina eburnea isolate SZY01 chromosome 6, ASM2296580v1, whole genome shotgun sequence encodes:
- the LOC140834998 gene encoding uncharacterized protein; this encodes MKESLQEEPIHMDTVALLRSLLDSISHVQIFKGKWSLIKVKLATLETRLSEISVSSAAENPLSFDLLQSLSATCSAAAFLCALCHGPTLHGGKLKTQNDIDSLSAKLNAHINDLGVLVRSGIFFASEHRKSVSSSMSVVESSRRESVRAEARNLTTRLQIGSTESKNSTLDLLLGLLQEDDKNLLIAVAQGIVPVLVRLLDSSNSSEIKERAVTAIAKISTVDSSKHVLLAEGLALLNNLLRVLESGSIFAKEKSCIALIALSNLKENARAIGSRGGISSLLEICREGTPISQAVAAGVLRNLAVFTEIKENFVEENAVLTLLALCNSGTALALENSIGCLCNLVSGDDDLKLFVAREVGIENLKILLDSAPTAQNLEVVVEFVRTLSSCSNIAEFLAANGFLNLVVGALSFGEMGVRIAAAKAVYALAYSSKTKKELGEIGCIVPLVKMLDGKAVEEKEAAAKALSTLMNYAGNRKILRKEEKGIVSVVILLDPSVQNLDKKFLLSTLASLVHSKKCRKQMVAARAGDYLQKLVDLNVDGAKSLVDSLGRGKLWRVFAKH